One Mycolicibacterium sarraceniae genomic window carries:
- a CDS encoding single-stranded DNA-binding protein, translating to MAGDTTITVVGNLTADPELRFTPSGAAVANFTVASTPRTFDRQSGEWKDGEALFLRCNIWREAAENVAESLTRGSRVIVTGRLKQRSFETREGEKRTVMEVEVDEIGPSLRYATAKVNKASRSGGGGGGFGGGSGGGGGSRPAASNDAPADDPWGSAPASGSFAGGDDEPPF from the coding sequence GTGGCCGGTGACACGACCATCACCGTCGTCGGGAATCTGACCGCCGACCCCGAACTGCGGTTCACCCCGTCCGGTGCAGCCGTCGCTAATTTCACGGTGGCGTCTACACCGCGGACGTTCGACCGCCAGAGCGGGGAGTGGAAGGACGGCGAAGCGCTGTTCCTGCGCTGCAATATCTGGCGTGAGGCGGCCGAGAACGTGGCCGAAAGCCTCACCCGGGGGTCCCGGGTCATCGTCACCGGCCGACTCAAGCAGCGTTCCTTCGAAACCCGTGAGGGTGAGAAGCGCACTGTCATGGAGGTCGAGGTCGACGAGATTGGCCCGTCGCTGCGCTACGCCACCGCCAAGGTCAACAAGGCCTCGCGCAGCGGTGGCGGGGGCGGCGGCTTCGGCGGCGGCAGTGGTGGCGGCGGGGGTTCCCGTCCGGCGGCGTCCAATGATGCGCCGGCCGACGATCCGTGGGGCAGCGCCCCGGCGTCGGGCTCGTTCGCCGGTGGCGACGACGAACCGCCTTTCTGA
- the dnaB gene encoding replicative DNA helicase, producing MAVVDDLSQPGMGSPPPSEDFGRQPPQDLAAEQSVLGGMLLSKDAIADVLERLRPGDFYRPAHQNVYDAILDLYGRGEPADAVTVAAELDRRGLLRRIGGAPYLHTLISTVPTAANAGYYAGIVAEKALLRRLVEAGTRVVQYGYAGAEGADVNEIVDRAQAEIYDVTERRTAEDFLPLEDLLQPTMDEIDAIASNGGLSRGVPTGFDDLDALTNGLHPGQMIVVAARPGMGKALGLDTPLPTPTGWTTMGEVKVGDYLIDAGGRPTRVVAATDVMVGRPCYEVEFSDGTVLIADAEHQWLTDTRASRKSAPAAAVGYNRHKSQQTFAAVHTTREIAETLRCPTQDRRLNHSVTNAKPLQAPDRDLLVPPYTLGAWLGDGTSAAAQITVADPEIVMRIEAEGIDAHKSETAKCRYSLRLPAPDALAARSRVVCGESFVPRTSPVRICGQSCGGKARFLSEPVPAPSCSRCGGASCGLQLCQPCRNEVGTLQARLRTIGVLNAKHIPADYLRASEAQRRAVLAGLLDTDGTVTNGGAIQFSVTNKRLADDVFELIVSLGYRCGRATKRVRGRSAESSTAFILNFSTDDVVFGLPRKALAHKERRVGGTARVSSRFIVDVRPTTSVPVRCVEVDNDAHLYLAGRAMIPTHNSTLGLDFLRSCSIKNRLPSIVFSLEMSKSEIVMRLLSAEAKIKLADMRSGKMTDDDWTRLARRMSEISEAPLYIDDSPNLTMMEIRAKARRLHQKAGLRLIVLDYLQLMTSGKKVESRQQEVSEFSRQIKLLAKELEVPVVAMSQLNRGPEQRTDKKPMLADLRESGSIEQDADMVILLHRPDAFETDDPRGGEADLIVAKHRAGPTRTVTVAHQLHLSRFTNMAR from the coding sequence GTGGCGGTCGTTGACGATCTCAGTCAGCCCGGGATGGGCAGTCCTCCTCCGTCCGAGGACTTCGGTCGCCAGCCTCCTCAGGATCTTGCCGCGGAGCAGTCGGTGCTGGGCGGGATGCTGCTGTCCAAGGATGCGATCGCCGACGTGCTGGAGCGCCTGCGTCCGGGCGATTTCTACCGGCCCGCACATCAGAACGTCTACGACGCGATTCTGGACCTGTATGGGCGCGGTGAGCCCGCGGACGCGGTCACCGTGGCGGCCGAGCTGGATCGGCGCGGGCTGTTGCGCCGCATCGGCGGGGCGCCCTATCTGCACACCCTGATCTCGACGGTGCCCACCGCGGCCAACGCCGGGTACTACGCGGGCATCGTGGCCGAGAAGGCGTTGTTGCGGCGGCTGGTGGAGGCCGGCACGCGGGTGGTGCAGTACGGCTATGCCGGTGCCGAGGGCGCCGACGTCAACGAGATCGTGGACCGCGCGCAGGCTGAGATCTACGACGTCACCGAGCGGCGGACCGCCGAGGACTTCCTTCCGCTGGAAGATCTCCTGCAGCCGACGATGGACGAGATCGACGCCATCGCCTCCAACGGCGGCCTTTCGAGGGGTGTGCCGACGGGCTTCGATGACCTCGACGCGCTGACGAACGGGCTACATCCCGGTCAGATGATCGTGGTGGCGGCGCGGCCCGGTATGGGCAAGGCGCTGGGTTTGGACACGCCCCTGCCGACGCCGACGGGCTGGACCACGATGGGTGAGGTCAAGGTCGGGGATTACCTGATCGATGCCGGCGGGCGTCCCACGCGGGTGGTCGCGGCGACCGATGTGATGGTCGGTCGGCCGTGCTACGAGGTCGAATTCTCCGATGGCACCGTGCTGATCGCCGACGCCGAGCATCAGTGGCTTACGGATACCCGGGCGTCACGGAAGTCGGCGCCGGCTGCCGCGGTTGGCTACAACCGCCACAAGAGCCAGCAGACGTTCGCCGCTGTCCACACAACGCGGGAGATCGCGGAGACGCTGCGCTGCCCGACGCAGGACCGCCGGCTGAACCATTCGGTGACCAATGCCAAGCCGCTGCAGGCACCGGATCGTGACCTGCTAGTCCCGCCGTACACCCTCGGCGCGTGGCTGGGGGATGGCACCAGCGCCGCCGCGCAGATCACGGTGGCGGATCCTGAGATCGTCATGCGTATCGAGGCCGAAGGCATCGATGCGCACAAGTCCGAGACGGCGAAGTGCCGCTACTCGTTGCGCCTGCCCGCGCCGGATGCGCTCGCGGCTCGGAGTCGCGTGGTGTGCGGAGAATCCTTCGTTCCGAGGACAAGTCCGGTTCGCATCTGCGGACAGTCCTGCGGAGGCAAGGCCCGCTTTCTGTCCGAGCCGGTGCCGGCGCCGTCGTGCTCGCGGTGCGGGGGAGCGTCGTGCGGACTCCAGCTGTGCCAGCCGTGCCGAAACGAGGTCGGCACCCTGCAGGCGCGACTGCGGACGATCGGTGTGCTCAACGCCAAGCACATCCCGGCCGACTACCTGCGTGCCTCCGAGGCGCAGCGGCGCGCGGTGCTCGCCGGTCTGTTGGACACCGACGGCACGGTCACGAATGGCGGGGCCATCCAGTTTTCGGTGACCAACAAGCGGCTCGCCGATGACGTCTTCGAACTGATCGTCAGCCTCGGCTACCGGTGCGGCCGCGCAACGAAGAGAGTCCGGGGTCGATCCGCAGAGAGTTCAACGGCGTTCATCTTGAACTTCTCCACCGATGACGTGGTGTTCGGGTTGCCACGGAAGGCGCTGGCGCACAAAGAACGACGTGTCGGGGGCACAGCAAGGGTGTCATCGAGGTTCATCGTCGACGTGCGGCCGACCACGAGTGTTCCGGTTCGTTGTGTCGAGGTCGACAACGATGCGCACCTGTACCTGGCTGGGCGGGCGATGATCCCGACGCACAACTCGACCCTAGGCTTGGATTTCCTGCGGTCGTGCTCGATCAAGAACCGGCTGCCAAGCATCGTGTTCTCGCTGGAAATGAGCAAGTCCGAGATTGTCATGCGGCTGTTGTCGGCGGAGGCGAAGATCAAGCTGGCCGACATGCGGTCGGGCAAGATGACCGATGACGACTGGACGCGGTTGGCGCGCCGCATGAGCGAAATAAGTGAAGCGCCTTTGTATATCGACGATTCGCCAAACCTGACGATGATGGAGATCCGCGCGAAGGCCCGTCGGCTCCATCAGAAGGCGGGGCTGCGGCTGATTGTGCTGGACTACCTGCAGCTGATGACATCGGGTAAGAAGGTCGAGTCACGCCAGCAGGAAGTCTCTGAATTCTCCAGGCAGATCAAGCTTTTGGCTAAGGAGCTCGAAGTTCCGGTGGTGGCGATGAGCCAGCTGAACCGTGGACCTGAGCAGCGAACCGACAAGAAACCGATGCTGGCCGATCTCCGCGAATCGGGATCGATCGAGCAGGATGCCGACATGGTTATTTTGCTGCACCGGCCCGATGCCTTCGAAACTGACGATCCGCGAGGCGGCGAAGCTGACCTGATTGTCGCGAAACACCGTGCGGGACCTACCCGTACGGTCACCGTGGCGCACCAGCTGCATCTGTCACGGTTTACCAACATGGCGCGGTAG
- a CDS encoding TnsA-like heteromeric transposase endonuclease subunit → MPEAGASPLPNISVRSKDFLEEVCIEWDRAPLELISNATPWRTFRWRHGQKHYSGTYWSATERAHVIYESRLELARLLFADFDPAVSRIIAQPFLIRTSIDKRMRKHVPDYLLLTGDGPVVVDVKPHSQLDKPKVRFTLEWTRVLVERRGWRYEVWTEPPATELETVRFLAGFRNAERFDPELVSALKARDDLRGRTLAHAFSAYRRWTAPIVRASVLHLLWCNHFVVSIDQPLSPRTVLT, encoded by the coding sequence ATGCCGGAAGCGGGGGCATCGCCACTCCCGAACATTTCTGTGCGCTCAAAGGACTTCTTGGAGGAGGTCTGCATTGAGTGGGACCGCGCCCCCCTTGAACTGATCAGCAATGCGACGCCGTGGCGGACGTTCCGCTGGCGTCACGGTCAGAAGCACTACTCGGGTACCTACTGGTCGGCGACCGAGCGGGCGCATGTCATCTACGAATCTCGTCTGGAACTCGCGCGGCTGCTGTTCGCGGACTTTGATCCCGCGGTTAGTCGAATCATTGCGCAGCCGTTCCTGATTCGCACCTCCATCGATAAGCGTATGCGTAAGCACGTGCCGGACTACCTGCTGTTGACAGGCGACGGACCGGTGGTCGTTGATGTGAAGCCGCACTCTCAGCTCGACAAACCCAAAGTCAGGTTCACTCTCGAATGGACGAGGGTGCTGGTCGAACGACGTGGATGGCGCTATGAGGTATGGACCGAACCCCCGGCGACTGAGCTCGAGACCGTCCGGTTCCTGGCGGGATTCCGCAACGCAGAGCGTTTCGATCCGGAACTTGTGAGCGCACTGAAGGCCCGCGACGACCTGAGAGGCCGGACGTTGGCACATGCGTTCTCCGCGTACCGCAGATGGACAGCGCCCATTGTGCGGGCTTCCGTCCTTCATCTGTTGTGGTGCAACCACTTTGTGGTGAGTATCGATCAACCCCTGAGCCCCAGAACGGTCCTGACGTAA
- the rplI gene encoding 50S ribosomal protein L9 produces MKLILTAEVEHLGVAGDTVEVKDGYGRNYLLPRGLAITASRGAQKQADEIRRARETKTVRDREHADEIKAAITALGSVQLPVKTAADSGKLFGSVTANDIVAAIKKAGGPNLDKRTVQLPKAHIKATGAHTVGVHLHPEVNVDLTVDVVAQS; encoded by the coding sequence ATGAAGCTGATCCTGACCGCTGAGGTCGAACACCTCGGCGTTGCCGGTGACACCGTTGAGGTGAAGGACGGGTACGGACGCAACTATCTGCTGCCGCGCGGTTTGGCCATCACGGCCTCGCGTGGTGCGCAGAAGCAGGCCGACGAAATCCGTCGGGCCCGCGAGACCAAGACCGTGCGCGATCGTGAGCACGCCGATGAGATCAAGGCCGCTATCACGGCCCTGGGCTCGGTCCAGCTGCCGGTGAAGACCGCTGCGGATTCGGGCAAGCTGTTCGGTTCGGTGACCGCCAACGATATCGTCGCGGCGATCAAGAAGGCCGGCGGCCCGAACTTGGACAAGCGCACCGTGCAGTTGCCCAAGGCTCACATCAAGGCCACCGGTGCCCACACCGTCGGCGTGCACCTGCACCCCGAGGTGAATGTCGACCTGACCGTCGACGTCGTCGCACAAAGTTAG
- the rpsR gene encoding 30S ribosomal protein S18, protein MAKTNKRRPAPEKPVKTRKCVFCSKKGQDIDYKDTQLLRTYISERGKIRARRVTGNCVQHQRDIAIAVKNAREVALLPFTSAAR, encoded by the coding sequence ATGGCCAAAACCAATAAGCGGCGTCCGGCACCGGAAAAGCCGGTCAAGACCCGCAAGTGCGTGTTCTGCTCGAAGAAGGGGCAGGACATCGATTACAAGGACACCCAGCTGCTGCGTACCTACATCAGCGAGCGCGGCAAGATCCGCGCCCGCCGGGTGACCGGTAACTGCGTGCAGCACCAGCGCGACATCGCGATCGCCGTCAAGAACGCGCGTGAGGTTGCCCTGCTGCCGTTCACGTCGGCGGCTCGGTAG
- a CDS encoding DDE-type integrase/transposase/recombinase, with the protein MSDGLVRVSVGTRFIHDGELVQVVEMQAAATGTVVVLGAAAGGSTVVIRVSLRELLDGGRARLLPDDGGPQADDDVDPASVIFAAMSDLERHELNERAAHVREVLTGYRSGSAELPARGEPREQYNPSLSLTSRYTAKSAELEVCLRTIKQWVADFRRHGVAGLARKQSDRQKPLGNADDKWTETALEVMVEHTDQSRPSQSIVISRTNARVIARYGEGAVKIPSRATAYRILAELENRHPTFRRSTKRNRDIADRPSEAYGKLRPTRPGEYLLMDTTRLDVFALDPLTLRWVQAELTVGMDWYTRCITGIRVTPVSTKSVDAAAVLYQAYRPRPAGTDWPAHAVWPEHGVPRSVLLDADAIEGSIRGAAGPSIVPETIVVDHGKVYVSDHLTSVCQRMGISIQPARLRTGRDKGPVERFFRTLRESLLQLLPGYKGPDVHSRGLDPESEAFFYLDELEAIIREWVASFYHHNPHDSLRDPHVPGLVMSPAQMFEHGMARAGYIEAPRDPDLAYEFLNMRWRTIQHYGVDLGRRYNGPALNPYRNITSSYTGKAKGRWPIHYSPDDITRAYFRDPETRQWHTLTWEHAPSMDMPLNEDAMTFARKLAAAKYTYPDDRLAIADLFERWNLGLGDTLAERRMALRLSRDSILLDELPAEDDIVALPSVARVLAAVDTPDDSGNEQAHDPDPETGDDDFDEDLEDFYADALEDA; encoded by the coding sequence ATGAGCGACGGCCTTGTTCGTGTCAGCGTTGGCACGCGGTTCATTCACGACGGCGAACTCGTGCAGGTCGTGGAGATGCAGGCCGCCGCGACCGGGACGGTGGTCGTTCTAGGAGCTGCCGCCGGCGGTAGCACAGTCGTTATCCGGGTCTCATTGCGTGAGCTGCTTGACGGTGGTCGTGCTCGACTTCTGCCTGATGACGGCGGCCCGCAGGCTGACGATGACGTGGACCCAGCCAGCGTCATCTTTGCGGCGATGTCGGACCTCGAACGCCATGAGCTCAACGAGCGCGCTGCCCATGTGCGAGAAGTGTTGACTGGATACCGATCTGGATCCGCCGAGCTGCCTGCGAGAGGTGAACCGAGAGAGCAATACAACCCAAGTTTGTCCCTCACCAGCCGCTACACGGCCAAATCGGCCGAACTCGAGGTATGCCTGAGGACGATCAAACAGTGGGTGGCCGACTTCCGCCGACATGGCGTCGCCGGACTGGCGCGCAAGCAGTCTGACCGCCAGAAGCCGCTGGGGAATGCTGACGACAAATGGACCGAAACAGCTCTTGAAGTAATGGTCGAGCATACGGATCAATCGAGACCATCCCAGAGCATCGTCATCAGCCGAACCAACGCGAGGGTCATCGCGCGCTACGGCGAAGGAGCCGTCAAGATTCCTTCACGGGCGACTGCGTACCGGATTCTCGCGGAGCTGGAGAACCGGCACCCCACGTTTCGGCGCAGTACGAAACGCAATCGCGACATCGCGGACCGCCCATCCGAGGCGTACGGCAAGCTGCGACCCACAAGGCCCGGCGAGTACCTGCTGATGGACACAACCAGGCTGGACGTCTTCGCATTGGACCCACTCACGTTGCGATGGGTTCAGGCTGAACTGACAGTCGGAATGGATTGGTACACAAGATGTATCACCGGTATCCGGGTCACGCCGGTGTCGACGAAGTCCGTCGACGCGGCAGCGGTGCTGTATCAGGCGTACAGACCACGACCCGCCGGGACCGATTGGCCCGCCCACGCGGTGTGGCCGGAGCACGGTGTGCCACGATCCGTACTGCTGGATGCCGATGCGATCGAGGGCTCGATCCGCGGCGCGGCCGGTCCGTCGATAGTGCCCGAGACCATCGTCGTCGACCACGGCAAGGTCTATGTCTCCGATCATCTGACCAGCGTCTGCCAGCGGATGGGCATTTCGATCCAACCCGCACGACTGCGGACGGGACGGGACAAGGGACCCGTCGAACGATTCTTTCGGACCCTCCGCGAGTCTCTACTCCAATTACTGCCCGGCTACAAAGGCCCCGATGTCCACTCCCGCGGCCTCGATCCAGAATCAGAAGCATTCTTCTACCTCGACGAACTCGAAGCAATCATCCGTGAGTGGGTGGCATCGTTCTACCACCACAATCCGCATGACAGCCTGCGTGATCCCCACGTGCCAGGACTGGTCATGTCGCCAGCGCAGATGTTCGAACACGGCATGGCCCGGGCCGGCTACATCGAAGCGCCACGCGACCCCGATCTGGCATACGAGTTCCTGAACATGCGGTGGCGGACGATCCAGCATTACGGTGTCGATCTCGGTCGCCGATATAACGGACCTGCGCTCAATCCCTACCGCAATATCACCAGTTCCTACACAGGAAAAGCCAAGGGGCGCTGGCCTATCCACTACAGTCCCGACGACATCACTCGCGCCTACTTTCGCGATCCGGAGACACGACAATGGCACACACTGACATGGGAGCACGCGCCGTCCATGGACATGCCGCTGAACGAAGATGCAATGACGTTCGCACGGAAACTGGCTGCCGCCAAATACACTTACCCCGATGATCGGCTGGCCATAGCCGACCTGTTCGAACGGTGGAACCTTGGCCTGGGTGACACGCTTGCCGAGCGCCGCATGGCTCTACGGCTTTCCCGCGATTCCATCCTGCTGGACGAACTCCCTGCAGAGGATGACATCGTCGCCTTGCCGTCGGTGGCGCGAGTGCTTGCCGCTGTCGACACACCTGATGATTCAGGCAACGAGCAGGCCCACGACCCTGACCCCGAAACCGGCGATGACGACTTTGACGAGGATCTCGAAGACTTCTACGCCGACGCCCTGGAGGATGCGTGA
- the rpsF gene encoding 30S ribosomal protein S6, protein MRPYEIMVILDPTLDERTVAPSLDTFLNVVRTDGGSVDKVDIWGRRRLAYEIAKHAEGIYAIVDVKAEPATVSELDRQLNLNESVLRTKVMRTDKH, encoded by the coding sequence ATGCGTCCATACGAAATCATGGTCATCCTTGACCCCACTCTCGATGAGCGCACCGTGGCTCCGTCTCTGGACACGTTCTTGAACGTCGTCCGCACTGACGGCGGTTCGGTGGACAAGGTCGACATCTGGGGTCGGCGCCGCCTGGCGTACGAGATCGCCAAGCATGCCGAGGGCATTTACGCCATCGTCGATGTGAAGGCCGAACCGGCCACCGTGTCCGAGCTCGACCGTCAGCTCAACCTGAACGAGTCGGTGCTGCGGACCAAGGTGATGCGGACCGATAAGCACTAG
- a CDS encoding AAA family ATPase, which translates to MTARRKPPENTESRLDNLTLARKEGWQRFVNTASRIPPESLTRTELEQLGETAFDDYNRQRREWHANLGPIKTPQLAALHEDLWDIVDSNLQDGDKAKGAVAIDAFPGLGKTTSVLDFARKFHRREMKEQGTETGAGHERWPVCRVGLTGNTGMVDFNRAMLSFYAHPGTARGNAAHFAHRALDCVLTCETKLLIVDDLHFLRWRNSVGVEISNHFKYIANEFPVTLIFVGVGLAARGLFSEGHSYEDAVIAQTGRRTTKLDMRPFAIDTDEGRREWRQLLLTLEKRIVLAEKHPGMLADHLSDYLFARSTGHIGSLMTLINRGCQRAVRTGTEVLSRELMDRVKIDEASEKARQELAMAFETRRLTTRVGKAG; encoded by the coding sequence GTGACGGCCAGACGAAAACCACCAGAGAACACTGAATCACGACTGGACAATCTCACGCTGGCGCGCAAGGAGGGCTGGCAACGGTTTGTGAACACGGCCTCACGGATCCCACCAGAGTCATTGACTCGTACGGAGCTTGAGCAGCTCGGCGAAACGGCCTTCGACGACTACAACCGGCAGCGTCGCGAATGGCACGCCAATCTTGGTCCGATCAAGACACCACAACTGGCCGCACTGCACGAGGACCTGTGGGACATCGTCGACAGCAATCTCCAAGATGGCGATAAGGCCAAGGGTGCAGTCGCGATCGACGCTTTCCCCGGACTCGGGAAGACCACATCAGTGCTGGACTTCGCCAGGAAGTTCCACCGTCGCGAGATGAAGGAGCAAGGAACTGAGACCGGCGCGGGCCACGAGCGGTGGCCGGTATGCCGAGTCGGTTTGACCGGTAACACCGGCATGGTCGACTTCAACCGAGCCATGTTGTCCTTCTACGCACATCCGGGCACGGCCCGCGGCAACGCCGCGCACTTCGCACACCGCGCGCTGGACTGCGTGCTGACGTGCGAAACAAAGCTGCTGATTGTTGATGATCTGCACTTTCTGCGTTGGCGCAACTCCGTTGGAGTGGAGATCAGCAACCATTTCAAGTACATCGCCAACGAGTTTCCCGTCACCCTGATCTTTGTCGGAGTCGGCCTGGCGGCGCGTGGACTGTTCTCCGAAGGACATTCCTACGAGGACGCTGTGATTGCCCAAACCGGCAGGCGAACAACAAAACTCGACATGCGTCCGTTCGCGATCGACACAGATGAGGGCAGACGCGAATGGCGCCAACTGCTGCTGACGTTGGAGAAGCGGATCGTGCTGGCTGAGAAGCATCCCGGCATGTTGGCCGACCATCTATCTGACTACCTGTTCGCCCGTAGCACCGGACATATCGGTTCGCTCATGACCCTGATCAATCGTGGATGCCAACGAGCTGTGCGCACCGGGACCGAAGTCCTGTCCCGTGAGCTGATGGATCGCGTCAAAATCGACGAAGCATCCGAGAAGGCACGCCAGGAACTGGCGATGGCCTTCGAAACGCGAAGGCTGACGACAAGGGTCGGCAAGGCCGGATGA